Proteins found in one Paenibacillus borealis genomic segment:
- a CDS encoding response regulator transcription factor has product MKKILVADDDVHIRTLLRHVLTREGYLVLEAGDGREAAALMKEQTVDLAVVDVMMPHMDGLELCSYIRETYDIPVILLTARQQLSDKEQGYLRGTDDYVTKPFEPEELLFRIKALFRRYSIASDDRIRLNSLVIDRKNYEISDGNDVLLLPVKEFELLAQLAQYPGRLFSRSELIELVWGADYEGDERTVDVHIKRLRQRFSDYQNDFTIRTVRGIGYKVDMVNT; this is encoded by the coding sequence TTGAAAAAAATATTAGTAGCCGACGACGATGTCCATATCCGCACGCTGCTGCGGCATGTCTTGACGAGAGAGGGGTATCTTGTACTGGAAGCCGGTGATGGCCGGGAAGCGGCCGCCCTGATGAAGGAGCAGACGGTGGATCTGGCGGTGGTGGATGTAATGATGCCCCATATGGACGGTCTGGAGCTATGCTCGTACATAAGGGAAACTTACGATATTCCGGTGATTCTGCTGACTGCCCGCCAGCAGCTCAGTGATAAGGAGCAGGGGTATCTGCGCGGGACGGATGATTATGTGACCAAGCCTTTTGAGCCGGAAGAGCTGCTGTTCCGCATTAAAGCTTTGTTCCGCCGCTATTCTATTGCCTCTGATGACCGGATCCGGCTGAACTCACTGGTGATTGACCGCAAGAACTATGAGATCAGTGACGGAAATGATGTGCTTCTGCTGCCGGTGAAGGAATTCGAGCTGCTGGCCCAGCTGGCGCAGTATCCCGGACGTTTATTCTCGCGCAGTGAGCTGATCGAACTGGTATGGGGAGCGGACTACGAGGGGGATGAGCGGACGGTGGATGTGCATATCAAACGTCTGCGCCAGCGGTTCAGCGACTATCAGAATGACTTCACGATCCGCACCGTGCGCGGGATTGGCTACAAAGTGGACATGGTGAACACATGA